From Plasmodium chabaudi chabaudi strain AS genome assembly, chromosome: 12, the proteins below share one genomic window:
- a CDS encoding phosphoenolpyruvate/phosphate translocator, putative (term=annotation;date=20121009;qualifier=added_gene_name=PPT;qualifier=removed_product=triose phosphate transporter, putative;qualifier=added_product=phosphoenolpyruvate/phosphate translocator, putative;curatorName=ucb@sanger.ac.uk;~term=annotation;date=20150819;qualifier=added_GO:0020011;qualifier=added_GO:0031353;qualifier=added_GO:0008524;qualifier=added_GO:0009670;qualifier=added_GO:0046323;curatorName=ucb@sanger.ac.uk;~;query 230-276; ~;query 342-387; ~;query 455-466; ~;query 207-229; ~;query 277-299; ~;query 319-341; ~;query 388-406; ~;query 432-454; ~;query 467-489; ~;query 1-206; ~;query 300-318; ~;query 407-431; ~;query 490-507; ~;query 488-488;GPI_cleavage_site_score=1.044;~tmhmm; query 1-508; ~pfam_scan;Pfam:PF03151.12; E()=4.6E-69;score=232.8;query 181-500;description=TPT;~iprscan;InterPro:IPR004853 : Protein of unknown function DUF250;Pfam:PF03151; score=4.7E-69;query 181-500;description=Sugar phosphate transporter domain;~iprscan;Superfamily:SSF103481; score=1.44E-5;query 425-503;description=null), which produces MNMLIKSALIAFVISIQIHIAKCLKHEKSTYFSNPPINLHYNNINEYSKNKNYINTQKIKNFNKSTLFINNYKTTYEKINRPNENSSNIRNVHKYSVEKKKIVLNAKNNEKNEGRFVLFNNSGKNSTGNYGNRNYGNRNPNDISNNGGRTVGNAMTNTNKETNAVTKSGILNNIIEGGKTISLLSLWYVCNILYNIENKKALNLVNLPITLSVLQIYIGLPLFLIPWFLKLKNKPELFYDENEMKRISQSDRNFIIKGFQRYMLFLKKYSSIMKQSIYHGYTHLLSVIAMGAGAISFVHIVKALGPIFAAFFSFALTNTRMSIYTYSSLVPIVVGVSLASIKELSFTYKALYSTLTANVLTTLRTIEAKELMSKNLEKLGKNLTPENIFSLLTIFSAIFLTPALYMDAHRWKDTYYYLMNNKNVLKVFGKHVLMSGLWFYLYNQLSFISLNRLNHITHAVASTVKRVFLILTSYFIFGTKFSFLGGVGSAMAVSGTFLYSIAKKKFG; this is translated from the coding sequence atgaatatgcTTATAAAAAGCGCACTAATTGCGTTTGTTATCAGTATACAAATACACATTGCAAAATGCTTGAAGCACGAGAAAAGTACCTATTTCTCAAATCCCCCTATAAATTTAcactataataatataaatgaatatagtaaaaataaaaactatataaatactcagaaaataaagaattttaataaatcaacgctttttataaataattataaaacaacctatgaaaaaattaacagaccaaatgaaaatagttCGAATATAAGGAACgttcataaatatagtgtggaaaaaaaaaaaattgtattaaaTGCTAAgaataatgaaaagaatGAAGGAAGAtttgttttgtttaatAATTCTGGAAAGAATAGTACCGGGAATTATGGAAATAGAAATTATGGAAACAGAAACCCTAACgatatatcaaataatgGAGGAAGAACTGTAGGAAATGCAATGACAAATACTAATAAAGAAACTAATGCTGTAACAAAATCTggaattttaaataatattatagaaGGTGGCAAAACTATTTCTTTGTTAAGTTTATGGTATGTAtgcaatattttatataatatagaaaataaaaaggctTTAAATTTAGTCAACTTACCAATTACACTATCTGTATTACAAATATACATTGGCTTACcactatttttaattccatggtttttaaaattaaaaaataagccagaattattttatgatgaaaatgaaatgaaaAGAATAAGTCAAAGTGAtcgaaattttattattaaaggATTTCAAAGatatatgttatttttaaaaaaatatagtagCATTATGAAACAAAGTATATATCATGGATATACCCACTTATTATCAGTTATTGCTATGGGCGCTGGTGCTATTAgttttgttcatattgTTAAAGCTTTAGGGCCCATATTTGCTGCCTTTTTCTCATTTGCTTTAACTAACACTAGAATGTCTATCTATACTTATTCATCTTTGGTGCCAATAGTAGTGGGTGTATCACTAGCTTCAATAAAAGAATTGTCATTTACTTATAAAGCATTATATTCAACATTAACAGCAAATGTACTTACAACACTTCGAACAATAGAAGCCAAAGAGTTAATGAGTAAAAATCTTGAAAAACTAGGAAAAAATCTTACAccagaaaatatattttcacttCTAACCATTTTCTCagcaatatttttaactcCAGCATTATATATGGATGCACATAGATGGAAAGATacctattattatttaatgaataataaaaacgtTTTAAAAGTTTTTGGAAAACATGTTTTAATGTCAGGTCTATGGttctatttatataaccagttatcatttatttcattaaacAGATTAAACCATATTACACATGCAGTTGCAAGTACAGTTAAAAGAGTATTCTTAATATTAACtagctattttattttcggaacgaaattttcttttcttgGAGGAGTCGGTTCAGCCATGGCTGTAAGTGGTACATTCCTTTATTCAATTGCGAAGAAAAAATTTGGCTAA